In Mytilus edulis chromosome 7, xbMytEdul2.2, whole genome shotgun sequence, a single genomic region encodes these proteins:
- the LOC139483327 gene encoding uncharacterized protein → MDRAKPELYDICPGLLRMKLNLMYTSGQTQVENRTMALDTAIEREHEIVHGVVDLMRTLLDNPLRKHRYIARNTKKLEQNIKNNPKHLNTLADLADLYRSNNLKEKAKIIEDRISKILQSSDSDDIKEKAICIVEQGYAVLFEEFKENELEAQQKLADSFEFIKAEQSSAIEERKDLLCLALKYTVNAQRLLCLTINCKSDNKVAEEKKSSIEMFQKGIQYLRNTSYSVEDIYIWTYYYAMACNRMPYSANDIGIQAVYLFWSVVSNLPKDDERFSIYRARAYAYIGHKIITRNEAFNASLSTSSLTSDEKFLALLKSPLSAFELAIAELPYDEVILNRKGISLWSLFKFGYAKTDNEKLDYLEQAEETLSLSISQNPRMHLLAFSTRMKVYMDLSTLKVFSEDKRKDFLHKALHDGKHSIKNNMSPRDVCTVAEVCQKLATFPNFYRYGPEAVSCSEY, encoded by the coding sequence ATGGATAGGGCGAAACCAGAGTTGTATGACATATGTCCAGGCCTTTTAAGGATGAAATTAAACTTAATGTATACATCAGGCCAGACTCAAGTCGAAAACCGAACAATGGCTTTAGATACTGCAATAGAACGGGAGCATGAGATAGTTCATGGAGTTGTTGATTTAATGCGAACTTTGCTCGATAATCCATTACGAAAACATAGGTACATCGCTCGCAATACTAAAAAGCTcgaacaaaatatcaaaaataaccCTAAACACTTGAACACATTAGCTGACCTTGCAGACTTGTATAGAAGcaataatttgaaagaaaaagcTAAGATAATAGAAGATAGAATTAGTAAAATTTTGCAAAGCAGTGATTCCGATGATATCAAAGAAAAGGCAATTTGTATCGTCGAACAAGGTTATGCTGTACTTTTTGAAGAATTTAAAGAAAACGAACTAGAAGCACAACAAAAGCTAGCGGATTCATTTGAATTTATCAAGGCTGAACAGAGCAGTGCTATTGAAGAAAGAAAAGATTTGCTCTGCCTTGCCTTAAAATATACGGTAAATGCACAACGGCTTTTGTGTCTTACGATTAACTGTAAAAGTGACAATAAAGTTGCCGAGGAAAAGAAATCAAGCATTGAAATGTTTCAAAAAGGGATACAGTATCTTAGAAATACATCTTATTCTGTGGAAGATATTTATATATGGACTTACTATTATGCGATGGCTTGCAATAGAATGCCTTACAGTGCAAACGATATAGGTATTCAAGCTGTTTATTTGTTCTGGTCAGTTGTTTCGAATCTACCAAAAGATGACGAAAGATTTTCCATTTATAGAGCCCGTGCATACGCCTATATTGGACATAAAATAATTACACGGAATGAAGCTTTCAATGCTTCTTTGTCAACCAGTTCCTTAACCAGTGATGAAAAATTCCTCGCTCTCCTAAAGTCTCCTCTTTCTGCTTTTGAACTTGCGATCGCTGAGCTACCATACGATGAGGTTATTCTAAATCGTAAAGGTATAAGCTTGTGGTCTTTGTTTAAGTTTGGATATGCTAAAACAGACAACGAAAAACTTGATTATTTGGAACAAGCCGAGGAAACGCTATCATTGTCTATTTCACAGAACCCACGTATGCATTTGCTTGCCTTTTCAACAAGAATGAAGGTCTATATGGACTTATCCACTTTGAAAGTTTTTTCTGAAGACAAAAGGAAAGACTTCTTACACAAGGCCCTACATGACGGAAAACATTCTATTAAAAATAATATGAGCCCTCGCGATGTTTGCACAGTAGCTGAAGTTTGTCAGAAACTTGCTACATTTCCAAACTTTTACAGGTATGGACCTGAAGCCGTTTCATGCAGCGAATACTAG